DNA sequence from the Lonchura striata isolate bLonStr1 chromosome 7, bLonStr1.mat, whole genome shotgun sequence genome:
CGCTTCCTGCGGGACTAACCTGGATCTCCGAGAGGCGCAAGGCAGCCGCCAGCTTCCTCCGCTCCGTGGCGCCCAGGTACTTCTGGCGCTGGAAGGTCTTCTCGAGCCGGCAGACCTGCTCCGAGGTGAAGGCGGTGcgcgcccggcgctgccgcccgcccgcggccgcggcgCGCTCCCCGCCCGCGCTCTCGCTCTCGTAGCCCGAGGACTCGTCGGCGCTGAGCCAGCCGCCGTCGGGGGCTGcacgggaggaggaggagcggcgGTGAGGCCCCTGCCCGGCTGGGGCAGTGCCTCCGCcgcccctcagccctgccaggccgTTGCACCGGCGAGAGCGCGGATCCCGGCGTGTCCCCAGCCCGCccccctctccctcctcacCCACCTGTCTCCGACGGGCAGGGGTCGGTGATGTCCCGGGGGTCGTCTCGGCTCCGCTCCGCCGCGCAGGGCTCGCTGTCCGCGGGCTGGCCCGGCTGGGGGCTGCTGCGCCGGGGCTTGGCTCTGACCAGGAGCgtggggctgcccagagagctgggggcgcggggagggggcgcgCAGCAGATGTGGGGCCTGAGCCCGTGGGGCTTGGTTTCTGCCGAAGGGATCTGGGCCTGATTCATGGCGGAGAGGGGCTGGGCGTCCCACGGCCGTGGCCCGCTCTTATATGGGCGCTCCGTCCCGGGAGAGGTCGTTCGTAAGTGCGAACCCACATCAAAGTGGGAATCGAGCAGAGATAACAGCTACCAGCGAGGAGGAAAGTTCACACGTCTGGCAAATGTCTACAGCCCTTGGCTCCAGCGTGTCTGCGGGGCCGGGGAGACCCCCTTGAAGTGCAAAGCTGCCCCTCTCCCCTGGAGGGCAGGGCacgggcagccccagccccgcaaGCGGGCGTCTAAAGACACCGTGGCTGCCGGTGGCGGGGCGCGTTTACCGCTCCCTTTCCAATCGCGGGGTCCCACCCTGCACAGATGCCCGAAAGCAGCCCCGAGACCCACACCCACGGCGCCAAGGCAGAGGCGAGGGACAACAAACCTCGGGTAGAGCCTCCGTCAGTCCCACCgtccttttttctccctggGAAAAGCCATGGGGGGCCAATGTCAAGAAGTCCCTATCCACGGGACTCAACCCTCACTCTCCGGGCCAAGCCAGGCGGGGGGTGAGCAGAGCCTCGGGCCCTCTCAGCTTGAACTTGGCGCCGTCTGTCTAGCCAGAAAACGCAACCCATCTCCCCAGTCGTTTAGTGATCAAAGCGCTAAGTGA
Encoded proteins:
- the LOC144246592 gene encoding homeobox protein vent1-like, with translation MNQAQIPSAETKPHGLRPHICCAPPPRAPSSLGSPTLLVRAKPRRSSPQPGQPADSEPCAAERSRDDPRDITDPCPSETAPDGGWLSADESSGYESESAGGERAAAAGGRQRRARTAFTSEQVCRLEKTFQRQKYLGATERRKLAAALRLSEIQIKTWFQNRRMKLKRQIQDHQHSLVSPVPFHSYAPGTSPALFQDRLHYPFAAQHQRLLPFTPMPAVQFSFSSPRYDASQSTYHLMANELPYYHQHLLPHPSFHLAIQNKMDRQCHPVYAL